In Rattus norvegicus strain BN/NHsdMcwi chromosome 1, GRCr8, whole genome shotgun sequence, a genomic segment contains:
- the Lrp11 gene encoding low-density lipoprotein receptor-related protein 11 isoform X6, whose amino-acid sequence MKVPQPGTLKLSHLKEGAYVFQLTVTDSVGQRSSDNVSVTVLPRLRSTGGCSSACSRYHFFCDNGCCIDIALACDGVRQCPDGSDEDFCQNLALDRKLVTHTVATSAQPGATGLNEGEGDPWLEKSQKATTHNQPATVSHPEKRIQPTQKAPESQINPVQPDSNSSGKNQEEKYDLKSKSDQARGEHPAPEAGAVLPLALGLAITALLLLMVTCRLRLVKQKLKKARPITSEESDYLINGMYL is encoded by the exons ATGAAG GTGCCTCAGCCAGGAACCCTGAAGCTGTCCCACCTGAAGGAAGGAGCCTACGTCTTCCAGCTGACTGTGACTGACTCCGTGGGTCAGAGAAGCTCCGACAATGTATCTGTGACTGTGCTTCCCAGGCTCCGCTCCACGGGAG GATGCTCCAGTGCTTGCTCGCGATACCATTTCTTCTGTGACAATGGCTGCTGCATTGACATCGCCTTGGCGTGTGATGGCGTGAGGCAGTGTCCAGACGGTTCTGACGAAGACTTCTGTCAAAACT TGGCTCTTGACCGCAAGTTGGTGACACACACAGTGGCTACTTCTGCCCAGCCAGGAGCCACAGGATTAAATGAAGGTGAAGGAGACCCCTGGTTGGAGAAATCCCAGAAAGCCACTACCCACAACCAACCAGCTACTGTATCCCACCCAGAGAAGAGGATCCAGCCCACCCAGAAGGCGCCAGAGAGTCAGATCAACCCTGTCCAGCCAG ACAGTAATTCCTCAGGAAAGAATCAAGAAGAAAAATACGATCTCAAGTCTAAGAGTGACCAAGCACGAGGGGAGCACCCAGCCCCAGAAGCAG GTGCAGTGCTGCCCCTGGCACTGGGTCTGGCCATCACTGCTTTGTTACTTCTCATGGTGACATGCCGACTCCGACTGGTGAAGCAGAAACTTAAGAAAGCCCGTCCCATTACATCTGAGGAATCCGACTACCTCATCAATGGGATGTATCTGTAA